The genomic segment CTGCCTTTGAAGCATATGGACTTTGGAATGAAAGAAGGCCAAAAAGTGGAAGAATTAGATGTCAAACATGATATAAAGCAAGAGCTATTTCTAAATACTATGGACTGTACCAAAGCTAATAACAAACAACCAATTCTTTTGGAGGCAATAGAAGCATGGAAAAACTCGTCCACTtttgccaaacaaaacatgagCTACATGCAAGGCCAGGAAATAAAACCCATGCTATATCAAGGACATGATATCCATAGCAACCAGGCTTATCAGTATAAGAGTGAATTTGTCAACAACACAAGTAATTCTTGTTACTACAATGACAGGATTATAGAGAATAAGACTCAAGTTTTGAGAGCTATTAAAAGAGAATTGCCACCAGGGATTTCTCAACCTGACATCAATTTAAAGAGGCCATGGACAAGTTATCAAGACCAACAAAAGCCTGCATCAACATTTATGCACACCTATCCTGGAGCACGGCCTCTGCCCAATCTAAATATCCCCCAAGAGAACACAAGTATCGACTTGACACAGCTGCCTTGCTCTCCTATACAAAACTTGTCTGACCTTGTGGCCAAGCTGATCCCAGACCAGGCATCCAAGGGCAGTATTGTGGTAACGAAAACACCTATGCACCAAGACTATGACTACTGTGAGTAGATTAAAAATAAGCAAGCTAGCAATAGAACCATAGGAGACCATGAGTTTTTAAATCTTTGAGGGTATACATATTCCGATATATTCAAAGAATGATTTTTCGATTTTTCCAGCTAACATCTTCATACCAAAGTTTTGAGAGCATTCCCTCTTCTATCCTCAGAGCCAGCCTTTTTGAATTTACTACCATAGGTAAATAGAAAAaggaattttgaaatttcctttttattgCTCCATTTCATGTTAAGGTTTACAACCATCTAGAGAATCACATAAGATGCTAGACAAGTAAAAGTCAGTCTGAAGTGCTTAGAGACTCCATAATCAAACAACACTTAACATTGTAAAGAGGCATGAAATTCTAACATGCAATAGAAATATTGGTATAACCTAAAAGCTCTTTTTGTGCGTCTTCAGTATCTGCATATCACGGCCTGGCTGGACGAGAGGGCAAAAGAAAGTGTCTGTGCGCCTGTCCTAACTGTGTGTCTGGGATAAACAGTAACCCTAGTCCCACTCACCCCAAGTATCACAACTGCCACTACCCTGGATGCGGAAAGGTAGGTCTAGGAATGTTAGATAATTATTAAGAATAAAAGTCAGATAGGTCCCTATCACCTAAAGGTTTTTATAAAAGGTGATAATTAGGCAATAGAAACAATAAATGAATGAGTTTTGTGCCATTTAAAATATTCTAACACTCTAACACCACTAAAAAAGGCATTAATTACTTTCTTGTAAATATTACAACTTTATATGAGGCTGTCAATTTGCAAGAATGATTGCGGATTAAGAGTTCTTCAAGCAGTTGACAATCATGTGTAAATTAGTTGGTATTGTGTATTTGGTTATCCATCTTTACAGAAGAGTCTCACAGATGTCTAACTACATCCCCAATACCAATTAAAACAGGATTTACAATACCCAAAATGaattgagatttttttttcacctttcAGATAAATGCATACCACACTATCATACcgttttaaaataaaagattgctttcttattttttttggtttttattttttgtttgattattcTCTGATTTCCAGTTGACAGGAAATTGATACAAAAAGGTTTATTGTATATTTAacctttttgaattttttctgAACAATTCTGTTCATATAAAATCGCCTATTCAACTTATCCTTGTCTGAAATACATATTTGCTGCTAggaattttaaattatttggGTCTCCAAAATAAATTTTTTAACGTCTAGACATGTCATTATATTTCTTTCCTTGCAAATAGACGAAAATTCTGAACATAAATGTTACGTTCAAGCAGCATTTTATCGATTTTATGCCATATTGTATTTCTCATATCtcaatttttttcagatttatGGAAAGACTTCTCATCTAAAGGCACACTTAAGATGGCACCGTGGCGAGCGACCGTTTGTTTGCAATTGGGTAAGTgtgtttttaaactttattttaatCTATCGATCTCACAGAACCATTACCatttaaaaagttttttttcaagaaacaTCGCACTTAAATGAAATTTcaactttttaaaatttatcatCGAAACAGAACCATTACCATTTCAGTGGATGGGGCATAATATATTTTGTCtgctgtttgattttttttctaaagaaaCTTTTCCTCGTGGGAGTGCATTTATATTAACAATAAAATTGCTATTGTGAGATATAACTGACATCGAATTCAATAGTAATATTTAGCTGTTGTCTGAGATGTTCGTCAGATATATAGCACCATTATTGAAAATTCGTTTTCCCTTGTTATTTGGTGGCGTGATAAGGACGACAGTTTACGATAAGATACGTCTAAATTATCAAAACTGGATAGCCTACAGTCTGATCATTTCGATAAAATTGCCGTGATATCAAAAGAAATGCATTTTAAATGATAAGTGtagtaaaatgttttttttgcaaattaaTGGAATGGACTATATTAGGCATTGTCTTGATCCCAAAACTGCGAATATTACTAAGTTAAATTCTGAGACTtgcactgaaaaaaaaaaaaacgaaaacggGAAAAACAATTTCAACTCCTAAATGTCTACGAAATATTAATTACCTGAAAAGCATCAAATGAATATATTATTACGCCGTTAAAAAAGGCTGCAGGGTAAACTAGCAACCAATAGAAGTGCCAACCATTACAGAGAGGTTAAATTAGCGATTGAGGACCTCGTAGGTGTTGCCTGAGGGAAAGGGTAATGAAGCTGATCCACCCACTACTTTCTTGTAGTGCATCGATAATAGCACTGTGGGCTAGAGCCTAGCGATGCTAATTTGACGATAAATGGACACATTTCCTACCCGGGTTTTATGCTTCTTTAAAATAGGCCTGTGGGTACGTAGAGTAGGTTAATGGGAAATACGCCAGAAGGGTGTTTGTCTCGGGATAATTTCTGCGTCATCAGCGTGGGGAGAGAAATAGCGTAATGGCGGgggaaaatattttaaattatcgcgtgcgattttatttttatttttttaaaaaacttCAGATAATAACACAAAGATATCAAGTGTTCCACTCCATTAATACAGCTAAGCCCGAATCTATGTCAGCAGGCTCAGCTGAAGGAGATTCTTAAAAAGAATTTTAGTCATGGCAGATTTTCCATAACAAGCACAGTCAAGTATTCATCTGAATAATTACGGCTAAGCTCCGATAAAAGTCTCAGGGATAAATACATATCTCGTAAAGAGATTCGTTAGGCTTGCATCAAATCGTTTTCTGAGAGTCGTTTTAAGgttttttatttaaaggaGGGATAGAATCTAAAATATGTAGGAAAGGACTTCTTTTGTTGAACAAAATGGAATGGAATGGGAAAACACTAaaactcaattttttttagcaaaccATTCTCGGTTCTACTTGTGGCAAGAGTTTCACCAGGTCAGATGAGCTTCAGCGACACCTACGCACCCACACAAAGGAGAAAGCGCACACTTGTCACGTATGCGGCAAAGCGTTTGGGCGTAGCGACCACCTCACCAAGCACCTACGAATCCACAAGGCCAAAGGACAACTTGCCAACCAACCACAAAGCGACACAGACGCCGAGAGCATTGGCGAGGAACTGGAAGATGTAGCCACACCCAAATCAGAGGTGCTGGAGCTGTAGATTAACAAGCCATGCTTCTTGTACATAGAGCGAAATCTTAACTGGATAAATTGTCGAGCTgaacacaagaaaaaaaaaagcgacCGGCTGATGATATTTGCTGAATGCACTATTCTACGCAGTCTCTTGAAGAGACACATTTGTATTATCTCTTACCAGGGGACATACGACCATTCATGAGCTTATACATGTGGCTCTTTAAGAAATCACTTACATGCGCTTTCCAGCTTTTATTAGCTATCGTAATGGCGCTGAGGTCAACTGTGGAGTGTAACTGTTACATTCCCGTTGACTGCCAACAGCCAATGCGAATGTCAAAGGGTGTGTGTGCAGGTTTTGAACGTTCTGACGGGGTCTTCTGTGGTCGTTAGCTGCAAATGGTGCAGGCACTCGCCCTAGACCCTCGTACCAGGTTTCTACAGGAAACCTTAACAATGTCTACTATTTAAGCCTTGTTTGCTTGGGGTGCTCTGTAAAATCTAGTTTTGTAGtattatgtaaaaaaatgagaaaGTAAATCGTAGATAGCTTCGAAACACGCGACCCagcttatttttcaaaatcgtTTACATTGCATACTAGcgtttgaaataaaatttcagcTGTTATCAGATTTACTCGATCGTGCACTGACGTGCAGGGATAACATGATCAGGTGGTGAAACAGAAGGCTTGTTACTGGGTCGCACTGATATCTATTGCTTGGACTGTGAGGGGTAGTGGATGTGAGTGCGAGGCCCCCAAAGGCTGCGTGAAAAGTTTACGAAGTGTTTGAATATGCGTGATGGGTAATGGAAGGTTTACGAAGGGTAGTGTGAATGGTAGGGAAGGTTTACGAAGGGTAGCGTGAATATGCGTGATGGGTAATGGAAGGTTTACGAAGGGACGTGAGAATATGTGTTAATGGTAGGCAAGGTTTACGAAGGGTCGTGTGAATATGCGTGAATGGTAGGGAAGGTTTACGAAGGGTCGTGTGAATATGCGTAAAGGGTAGGGAAGGTTTACGAAGGGTCGTGTGAATATGCGTAAAGGGTAAGGAAGGTTTACGAAGGGTAGTGTGAATATGCATGAATGGTAGGGAAGGTTTACGAAGGGTAGTGTGAATATGCGTGAAGGGTAAGGAAGGTTTACGAAGGGTCGTGTGAATATGAGTGAGGGTTAGGGAAGGTTCACGAAGAGTAGTGTGAACAACGGTCACGCAACTCGGCTGCGTCTCTTTTCGTACGTTTTTGTTCATGGCaggctgtgacgtcatctgtaGTGCAGATAAATAGTGAGGCCTGTTTTTACTCCAATAAGATCTCACCAGTTCCCCTTTAGTTACCTATCGATACTACTAAAAAGAAAGGGAACGTACAACTTTCGTGTTTATTACAAAGCAACGCCAACTCGCTATTTACAGTGATATTGCGTTCATAAATATGAGTATAATTTAAACAAAGAATTACAA from the Nematostella vectensis chromosome 4, jaNemVect1.1, whole genome shotgun sequence genome contains:
- the LOC5513937 gene encoding transcription factor Sp9 isoform X2 — protein: MTTLTSSYQSFESIPSSILRASLFEFTTIVSAYHGLAGREGKRKCLCACPNCVSGINSNPSPTHPKYHNCHYPGCGKIYGKTSHLKAHLRWHRGERPFVCNWQTILGSTCGKSFTRSDELQRHLRTHTKEKAHTCHVCGKAFGRSDHLTKHLRIHKAKGQLANQPQSDTDAESIGEELEDVATPKSEVLEL